A window of Streptomyces sp. Je 1-332 genomic DNA:
CGGAAGTGACCGCGACCGCGGCATCGAGAGCGCGGATGAAACGACGCGCCGCGGCTATGTCCGGGTGCGCCGAGGGTCCCGTGCCTGCCACGACGGGGGCGAGCACCGCGCGCAGCTCGCCGACCCGCATCCACCACAGGAACGGCGAACCGATGACGAGCACCGGAGCCACGGGTGCCTGGCGGCGCGGGGCGGGACGACTGTCCCGTACGCCATTGGTCTCTGTCGGGGCCGGGGACGCCGTCTCCGCGGGCGGCCCGTGCGCGGGGTGCGTGCGGTCCTCGAGCCAGCTGTCGCAGTCAGGGGTGAGCGCTATCGCCGACGGCGCGGGCACGTCGAGGCGGTCGGCGAGGTCCCGCACCAGGCGATACAGATCGGGGGCCGAACCCTCGGCGATCGGGACGGTCGGGCTGACGGCGGGCCTGGAGCGCGCGACGACGAGTGCGATGCCCGCGGCGGCGAGCAGGACGAGGGCGGCGACGGCCGTCACGACGCCGCGCGCGACGTCCCAACTCCCGCCGGTCATATGGCCCGTGACCCCGCCCGCGATCAGCACGACGGCGACGGCCGCGGGCAGCAGTGCGACGGCCAGCGCCCTGCTGCGGATGCGCAGCACGGCGAGCGCCTGGGAACGTGCGGACTGCACGCCCACCTCCACACCCGTACCTGACACGACCGATGTCACCCCCTGCTGCCTGCGCCGCCTGCTGCCCGGCCGGGGGCCGGGACGACGGGCGGACGGCAGCCGCCGATGGATTTGCTCACTCCCCCACTGTGGCACCCGCCACTGACATCGCAATGCCGGTGGTCTGTTTGGCTCTGGGCACCTGAACCGCTTGCGCCGCACCCTAGTTGGGGTGCCGGGCATCGTCAGCCGGATGGGCCAGCGGTCACTCGATGGAATGGCTTTGGGTAAAGGTGGGTGACGAGAAGGCCCCGGATCCATGTCAGATCCGGGGCCTGTGGGGCCTGTGAGTCCGGTGGGGCTTGCGGGGCGTTCGCGGGCGGCGCTCAGCCGCCCTTGCTCCCGCCTTCCGAGGCCGGGCCTCCGCCTTCGGAGATCGGGCCCCCGCGTCCCGAGGTCAGGCCTCCGACGCCGCCTTCGCCGCGATGTCCGTGCGGTGCTGGGAGCCGTCGAGGCGGATGCGGGAAAGGGCCGCGTACGCACGCTCGCGCGCCGCGGCCAGGTCCGCGCCGGTCGCCGTCACCGAGAGCACACGGCCGCCCGCGCTGACCACCGCGTCGCCGTCGCGCTTCGTCCCCGCGTGCAGGACGTACGCGTCCGGGGCATCCTGTGCCGCCACATCCGCGAGGCCCTCGATGGGGTCACCGGTGCGCGGGGTCTCCGGATAGTTGTGCGAGGCGATGACCACGGTGACCGCGGCGTCGTCGCTCCAGCGCAGCGGGGGCAGGTCGACGAGGGTGCCGTTCGCCGCAGCGAGCAGGACTCCGGCCAGGGGGGTCTTCAGGCGGGCGAGGACGACCTGCGTCTCGGGGTCGCCGAAGCGTGCGTTGAACTCGATGACGCGTACGCCGCGGCTGGTGATCGCCAGGCCCGCGTACAGCAGCCCCGAGAACGGGGTGCCGCGCCGCCGCAGCTCGTCGACGGTCGGCTGGAGCACGCTCTGCATGACCTCGTCGACCAGCTTCGGGTCGGCCCAGGGAAGCGGCGAGTACGCGCCCATGCCGCCGGTGTTCGGCCCTTCGTCCCCGTCGAGCGCGCGCTTGAAGTCCTGCGCGGGCTGGAGCGGGACGACGGTGACGCCGTCCGTGATGGCGAAGAGGGAGACCTCGGGGCCGTCGAGGAACTCCTCGATGACGACGCGGTCGCAGGCGAGGGCGTGCGCGCGGGCGGCCTCGACGTCGTCGGTCACGACGACGCCCTTGCCGGCGGCGAGCCCGTCGTCCTTGACGACGTAGGGCGCCCCGAAGGCGTCGAGGGCCTCGTCGACCTCGTCCGGGGTCGTGCAGACGTAGGACCGGGCGGTCGGCACGCCGGCTCCGGCCATCACGTCCTTGGCGAAGGCCTTGGAACCCTCCAGCTGGGCGGCCTCCTCGGAGGGGCCGAAGCAGGGGATGCCGGCTTCGCGCACGGCGTCGGCGACTCCGGCGACCAGGGGCGCCTCCGGGCCCACGATCACCAGCTCGGCGCCGAGGGTGGTGGCGAGGGCGGACACCGCGCTGCCGTCGAGGGCGTCGACCGGGTGCAGCTCGGCCACGTCCGCGATGCCGGCGTTGCCGGGGGCGCAGTACAGGGCGGAGACGTCGGGGTCGAGGGACAGAGAGCGGCACAGGGCGTGTTCGCGGGCACCACTGCCGATGACGAGGACCTTCACGGACGCCAGCCTAGCTGCCACGGGCCCGTGCCTTCGTACGGGAACCCCAGCTGCGGGGGCGCCTCGTCTTGTACGTTCCTCCAGCTCGGGGCGGCTTCCATCCCTCTCCGCAGCTCGCGTTCTCGCCGGGGGCGGGGGGTTCTGGGGTCGCTGTGGTCGCGGACAAGGCCGCCGCTGCGCGGCGAATCTTTCCCGCCCACCCACCCGATCACCCCGTGGCACTGCCCTGACCGCAGGACCGGTAAGCACCCGCCGGTTCGCAGCGGCACACGCCCCCGCGACGGGGCGAACGCAGACGCCCCTACGTGAGGGGTGCACCGCCGGAAAACGGGTGGGCGGGCGGGAAACACCCGCCGCGAAGCGGGCGGGACAAACCTGAAGCCGCCAAACCCGGCAGGCAAAACGCCCCCCACGTCAGGGGCGCACCGCCGGGAAACGGGCGGGGCGGGCGGGAAACACCCGCCGCGAAGCGGGCGGTACAGGCCAGAACACAAGCCGCGCACCCCGCAGCCGTCCAGTGGCCCTCCGCTCAGGCCCCTGCCAGGACCCCTCAGGGTTCGTTGTTGAATTCCTCAACGATCGTGGCGCCCAGTTCCCGGACGATGAGGTCGTGGCCGGACAGGGCCGACTCCACCAGGTCGGGGTCGTCGTCCGCCCAGGTGTCGTCCTCCGGGGAGACATGATCCGGGACCCGCCGCTCCGGGGCCGGGGCCGCAGCGGGAGCGGGCGCGGGAGCCGGGGCCGAGGCGGGCGCGGCCGGCGCCCGGCTCGCGGCGGGAGACGCGGGCGGGGGCGACTGCTGGGGCGGAGCCGGTCGCGAGGGCGGCTGCGGCGCGCCACCCCCGAAGTTCCCCGCGGCGGGCGGCGGCGCCGAGCCCCCCGAGGGGTCGACGATCGCCTCGACCTTCCACTGCACCCCGAACTGCTCGGACAACGCCTGCCGCAGCACATCCTCACTGCCGCTGCTGGCGAAGTTGTCCCGCGCCCCCGCGTTCACGAAGCCGATCTGCAGTGTCGTCCCGTCGAAGCCCGCGACCTGGGCGTTCTGGCTCAGCAGGATCCAGGTGAAGCGGCGGCGGCCCTTCACCGCCTCAAGGATGTTCGGCCACAGGGAGCGGGGATCGGGCCCGCCCACCGCGCCCGCCGCCGGAACGGGAGCCGAAGCAGGGGCAGGACCAGGAGCCGCCGCAGCAGGCCCCGCCGGAGCCGACTGCTGCGGAGCCGACGCACCGCCCCCCGCCCCCGCGGCGGCCGTGGGCCAGCCCCCCGGACGCGGGGCGCCCGAAGGAGCGGGAGCTGAGACAGCGGGCTCGCCCTGCTTCGGACCGCTGCCCGGCGCCGAAGCCGTGGGCCACCCACCAGGGCGACGCTCACCGGAAGGCACGGCAGGCGACACCCCCGCCTCCGGACCCGGAGCCTGCACCGGCGGCGCAACAGCCGGAGCCGCGGCTTCAGGCGCCGAGGGAACGGAAGCGGCCGAAGCCGCAGGAGCCGAATCACCAGCCCCCGAAGAAGCGGCACCGGGAGATCCGGCCCCCGGAGAGCCGGCACCCGTCCCCCCACCACCCCGCACAGCAGCCCGAGCCGCCGCGGCCCCGCCCCCCGGCGCCACCGGCGAACCCTGCGGATCAGCGGGCCCCGCATGGGCGTCAGGCCCCGGAACGTACGCCATCGCGGGACCAGGGCCGGCCCCAGGCCCAGGCCCGGACCCGCCCCCCACCTGCGGCCCCGCCATGAAGTTGCCGCCACGCTCCAGCCGGTCGAGGCGGGCCATGAGCGAGCGCTCGTCGTCGTACGCGGCCGGAAGCAGCACCCGCGCGCAGATCAGTTCCAGCTGCAGCCGGGGCGAGGTCGCCCCCCGCATCTCGGTGAGGCCTTCGTTCACGAGGTCGGCCGCGCGACTGAGCTCCGCGCCGCCGAAGACGCCCGCCTGTGCCTGCATCCGCTCCACGACGTCCGAGGGAGCGTCGATGAGCCCCTTCTCCGCCGCGTCCGGAACCGCGGCGAGGATCACCAGGTCCCGCAGCCGCTCAAGGAGGTCGGCGACGAAGCGCCGGGGGTCGTTGCCGCCCTCGATGACGCGGTCGACGATCTCGAAGGCGGCGGCCCCGTCCCCCGACGCGAAGGCCTCCACCACCGAGTCGAGCAACGACCCGTCCGTGTAACCGAGAAGGGACGTCGCCATGGCATACGTCACACCGTCGTCCGCCGCGGACGCGAGCAGCTGGTCCATGACGGACATCGAGTCACGCACGGACCCGGCACCGGCCCGCACGACGAGCGGGAACACGCCCTCCTCGACGGCCATCTGCTCCCGGCCGCACACCTCCGCCAAGTACTCCCGAAGCGTCCCGGGCGGCACGAGCCTGAACGGATAGTGGTGCGTACGCGACCGGATCGTCCCGATGACCTTCTCGGGCTCCGTCGTCGCGAAGATGAACTTGAGGTGCTCCGGCGGCTCCTCGACCACCTTCAGCAGGGCGTTGAAGCCCGCCGAGGTGACCATGTGGGCCTCGTCGATGATGTAGATCTTGTACCGACTGCTCGCCGGGCCGAAGAAGGCCTTCTCGCGCAGGTCACGGGCGTCGTCCACACCGCCGTGCGAAGCGGCGTCGATCTCGATGACGTCGATCGAACCCGGGCCGTTCCTCGCCAGGTCCTGGCAGGACTGGCACTCGCCGCAGGGTGTCGGAGTGGGACCTTGCTCACAGTTGAGACAGCGGGCCAGGATGCGCGCGCTCGTCGTCTTGCCGCAGCCGCGCGGACCACTGAACAGGTAGGCGTGATTGACCCGGTTGTTGCGCAGCGCCTGCTGCAGCGGGTCGGTTACATGCTCCTGCCCGATGACCTCGGCGAACGACTCCGGGCGATAGCGGCGGTACAACGCGAGAGACGACACACATACGAGGTTAATGGCGCCCACTGACAACACATACCGCGAACGCAAAGCGCCCCCCACGCACCCGCCAGAGCCAACCTACCCTTGCTGCCTTCCGGCCCTGGGGGAGTTCAGTCAGATAGCGCCACGTGAGGGGCTGAGCCCCACCTTAGCCGATCCCCCGCCCCGGAAGCGACGCCCACCCCCGCCCGGACCGCGCCCCGGAACGACCTCGGGAGCGATCTTCGGACCGGAGGCCGATCTGGTTCGCGAGCACTCCTCAACGTCTTGTATTGTTTGCGGCGGAGGATTCGCCTAGTGGCCTAGGGCGCACGCTTGGAAAGCGTGTTGGGGGCAACCCCTCACGAGTTCGAATCTCGTATCCTCCGCCAGTGCCTCACCGGGCACGAGGTTGATGGGCCCCACTGTTCGCAGTGGGGCCCTTCGACGTTGCGGGGCCCGAGCGATCGACGTTACGGGGCCCGAGCGGTCGACGTTGCGGGCCTCAGCGGTCGACGAAGAAGCTGTCGTGTTTCACGAGGAACTCGCCGAACTCCTTGCCGCCCTTCTGGGCCATCTCCGCCACCTGCTCGAAGTACTCCTCGCGCGGGGCGCCCGGTGAGAAGAGCATGATCATGGAGGCGGGTGCGTCGCTGCCGTTCTTGAAGGCGTGCAGGCCGCCGACCGGGACGTAGAGGAAGTCGCCGGGGCCGCCGGTGATCCAGCGGTCTCCGTCGTAGAGCTGGACCTGGCCGGACAGGACGAAGAAGGACTCCGAGATCGACTTGTGGAAGTGGGTGCTCGGGCCCGGGGACTTCGCGGCCAAGTCGACCTTGTAGAGGCCGAATTCGCCTCCCGTGGAGGCGTGCGTCGCGAGGTAGTGCGTGCGGTTTCCGTGGGGGCTGACCAGTTCGGGTTCCTGGTCGGACGGTCTGAACACCGCGTTGATTTCGCCCTCTTCGCCGAGGTAGCGGGGCTCCGGGTATGACATGCGCTGCTCCTTCGTTGGTGACGCGGCCTTGCGATGGGGCCAGTTGCCGCCCACTGCGGGGGCTGACTTTAGTCATGGGCCGCCCACGCGCCCTGTTAGTTGTACGTAAGGGTCCGCGGGGCAGAGTTAAGCTGGGCTGCATGCTTGATACGCGGCGTATGCAAGTCCTCCGGGCAGTGGTCACCAGTGGCTCCGTGAGTGCCGCGGCCCGCAACCTCGGGTACACGCCCTCCGCCGTGAGCCAGCAGATGGCGGCCCTGGAGAAGGAGGCGGGCATTCCTCTCCTGGAGCGCACCGGCCGCGGGGTGCGGGCGACGGATGCCGGGCGGCTGCTCACCGAGTACGCGATCACGATCGGCAAGCAGCTCGCCGAGGCGGAGACCGCGCTCGCCGCGCTGCGGGCGGGGCGGACGGGCCGGGTCTCCATGCGGTACTTCACGACGGCGGGCGCGCGGCTGGTCGCCCCGGCGCTGGCCGCGCTGCGGCGCGCGCAGCCCGGTGTGCAGGTCGAGTTGAAGCTGTCGGATCCGGACGATGCGATGCCGGACGTACGGGACCAGTGGGCGGACTTGGCTCTCGTCGTGCGACCGCCGGGACAACTCGGCGTGGACGGCGTCCGGTTCGAGCATCTCCTGGACGACCGGTTCCACGCGGTGCTCCCCGTCGGGCACCCCCTCGCGGAGAAGCGGCTGCTCGACATGGCGGACCTGGCCGACGAGCCGTGGGTCGCGAGCGAGTCGCCCGGCCCCTGCCTCGACCCCATCCTCGACGCGTGCGGCGCGGCCGGCTTCAGCCCGGACTTCGTGGTGGAGAGCGGGGACTACGCCACCGCGCAGGGTTTCGTCGCCGCGGGCCTCGGCGTCAGCCTCGTACCGGAACTCGGCCTGGACGCACCCCACCCCGGGGTTGTCGTCCGCCAGGTCCACAACCCCACGCCGGTCCGTTCGATCTACGCGGCGGTACGGGGCCCCGCGCCGGACCGCCCTGCGGTGGGTGGCCTCCTGGACGCGCTGCGGGACGCGGTGACTCAGCTCGGCGGAACCACGGCCCCCGGCGCCGCGTAACACCGCACGGTGACGATCTGCTGAGGGCTCCAGTGCTGCCGGCCCGTGCCGAGGAACTGCCAGCCCGTACGTTCGTAGAGTGCGGTCGCGAACATCTCGGACTCGACGACGTCCAGGACGGGCGACAACCCCAACTCCCGGCCCTCGGCCACGACCCGCTCCAGCAGCCGCGCCCCGACCCCGTGCCCCCTGGCCCCCGGCGCGACGAACAGCCGGCTGACGACGGCGGACTCTTCGACGGCCATGCCTTCGCCCCGGCTCCACAGCGCGGGCACCACGTCGTCGGCCCCGCTCCGGCAGAGCGCCACATGCCCCACGTCACGGTCGTCGAGCTCGGCGACCCAGGCCCCGGCGAGCGAATCCCCGGCCAGCCAGCCGGCGGGCTGCTCGGGCCAGTTGGTGGGGTAGCCGTCGGTCACGTGCACCTGAGCGAGGGCTTCCACACAGGCGGGCAGGTCGGCGTCCCGGCGGCTGCGGATGGAGGCGCGGGTGCGCGGGGCGGAGGTTTGGCTCATCGCGGTATGCAAGCACAGGCGAGCGCCGCCTCCCTGGTCCCGGGCCCCTGGCGCTATCGTCGGGATCCAGACAGAGCCTGCATGACATGGGGGAGGCGGCCGACGATGGCGCCGGATGAGGCTGTGATCGGGTGTACCGGTGAACTCGTCGTCGGTACGCGCGGATCCGCGGGGCCCGGCGAGGTCCTGGTGCGGATCCGCGGGGGGTCCGAGACGTTTCTCGCCTGGTCCGACGAACCGCTGCCGCACGGTGCCGCCGTACTCGTGATCGAGTCACGGGGCAGCCGCCAGGTCGATGTCATCAAGTGGGCGGACCCGTTGGAGGCGTTGGCCGGCGATGGTGCCGGCGGCGCCGGTTGAGGAGTCGATCGATGTTCGGTTACCGCGTTCCCGCCCCCGATGAGGCGATGCTGATCTCCGGCGGCAGGCGAGGCCTCGGCGGCGCCCCGTTCCGGGTGGTCACGGGCCACGGCAAGTTCGTGCTGCCCGTCTTCCGCAAGACCCGCTTCCTCACCCTTTCCATGTGCGAGGCGGAGGTCGTCGAGCACTGCGTGACCCGGCAGGGCATCGCCCTGAAGGTGCGTGCCGTGATCGCCTTCAAGGTCGGCAACGACACGGAGAGCATCGTCAACGCGGGCCAGCGCTTCCTCTCCGACCAGGACCAGATGTCCGTCCTGACCGGCCGCATCTTCGCCGGTCATCTGCGGTCCATCATCGGCTCGATGACCGTCGAGGAGATCGTCACCGAGCGGCAGAAGCTCGCCACCGAGGTGCTCGACACCTCGAAGTCCGAGATGGCGAAGATCGGCCTGCACGTGGACTCGCTGCAGATCCAGTCGATCGACGACGGCGACACCGGCTACATCGACGCCATGTCCGCCCCGCACAAGGCCGCCATCCAGCGCCAGGCCCAGATCGCCCAGGCGCAGGCGACCCAGGCCTCGGCCGAGGCCGAGCAGGAGGCCGCGCGGAACCAGGCCGAGTACGCGCGCCAGACCGCGATCGTGCAGGCCCAGTACTCCGCCGAGGTCGAGCGCGCCCAGGCCAAGGCGGCCCAGGCGGGCCCGCTCGCGGAGGCGCACGCGCAGCAGGAGGTGCTCGACGCGCGCACCGAACTGGCCGAGCGTGCCGCCCAGTTGCGCCAGCAGCAGCTGGTCGCCGAGGTGGTCAAGCCCGCGGAGGCGGACGCCGAGCGCATCCGGGTCCTTGCCCTCGCCGAGGCCGAGCGGATGAAGATCCAGGCGGAGGCGGCGGCGTCGTACGACCGGGTCGCGCTCGACCGGATGCTGATCGACCAGTTGCCGCTGATCGTGAAGGAGGCCGCGTCCGGCCTCTCCGGCGCGAACGTGAACGTGCTGAACGGCGCGGACGGGCTCGGCGAGATCGCGGCCGGACTCGTCGGGCAGGGCCTGACGATCCTGGACTCGGTCCGCAACAACCTCGGCTCACCCGCCGCGCAGGGCCAGGGAGAGGGCCAGGGCCAGCGTGAACCCCTCGACATCAAGCGGTACTTGGGCGCGCCCGCCGACCGCGGCCAGGCGGACGGCGGCCAGGCGGACGGCGGCAAGTGTGACGGCGGCAAGGGCGACGGCCCCGTGGAGATCCAGTAGCCCCGCGCGCGGGGGCCCGCCGCCGGAGTGCCTGAGCCCTCACCATCACCGTGGCGTAGGTGATGGCGGCCGTGAGCAGCCAGAGGGCGAGGCCACCCCAGAGGCAGCGTTTCCAGAGGCCGGGC
This region includes:
- the purD gene encoding phosphoribosylamine--glycine ligase, producing the protein MKVLVIGSGAREHALCRSLSLDPDVSALYCAPGNAGIADVAELHPVDALDGSAVSALATTLGAELVIVGPEAPLVAGVADAVREAGIPCFGPSEEAAQLEGSKAFAKDVMAGAGVPTARSYVCTTPDEVDEALDAFGAPYVVKDDGLAAGKGVVVTDDVEAARAHALACDRVVIEEFLDGPEVSLFAITDGVTVVPLQPAQDFKRALDGDEGPNTGGMGAYSPLPWADPKLVDEVMQSVLQPTVDELRRRGTPFSGLLYAGLAITSRGVRVIEFNARFGDPETQVVLARLKTPLAGVLLAAANGTLVDLPPLRWSDDAAVTVVIASHNYPETPRTGDPIEGLADVAAQDAPDAYVLHAGTKRDGDAVVSAGGRVLSVTATGADLAAARERAYAALSRIRLDGSQHRTDIAAKAASEA
- a CDS encoding DNA polymerase III subunit gamma and tau; protein product: MSSLALYRRYRPESFAEVIGQEHVTDPLQQALRNNRVNHAYLFSGPRGCGKTTSARILARCLNCEQGPTPTPCGECQSCQDLARNGPGSIDVIEIDAASHGGVDDARDLREKAFFGPASSRYKIYIIDEAHMVTSAGFNALLKVVEEPPEHLKFIFATTEPEKVIGTIRSRTHHYPFRLVPPGTLREYLAEVCGREQMAVEEGVFPLVVRAGAGSVRDSMSVMDQLLASAADDGVTYAMATSLLGYTDGSLLDSVVEAFASGDGAAAFEIVDRVIEGGNDPRRFVADLLERLRDLVILAAVPDAAEKGLIDAPSDVVERMQAQAGVFGGAELSRAADLVNEGLTEMRGATSPRLQLELICARVLLPAAYDDERSLMARLDRLERGGNFMAGPQVGGGSGPGPGAGPGPAMAYVPGPDAHAGPADPQGSPVAPGGGAAAARAAVRGGGGTGAGSPGAGSPGAASSGAGDSAPAASAASVPSAPEAAAPAVAPPVQAPGPEAGVSPAVPSGERRPGGWPTASAPGSGPKQGEPAVSAPAPSGAPRPGGWPTAAAGAGGGASAPQQSAPAGPAAAAPGPAPASAPVPAAGAVGGPDPRSLWPNILEAVKGRRRFTWILLSQNAQVAGFDGTTLQIGFVNAGARDNFASSGSEDVLRQALSEQFGVQWKVEAIVDPSGGSAPPPAAGNFGGGAPQPPSRPAPPQQSPPPASPAASRAPAAPASAPAPAPAPAAAPAPERRVPDHVSPEDDTWADDDPDLVESALSGHDLIVRELGATIVEEFNNEP
- a CDS encoding cupin domain-containing protein, which gives rise to MSYPEPRYLGEEGEINAVFRPSDQEPELVSPHGNRTHYLATHASTGGEFGLYKVDLAAKSPGPSTHFHKSISESFFVLSGQVQLYDGDRWITGGPGDFLYVPVGGLHAFKNGSDAPASMIMLFSPGAPREEYFEQVAEMAQKGGKEFGEFLVKHDSFFVDR
- a CDS encoding LysR family transcriptional regulator; this encodes MLDTRRMQVLRAVVTSGSVSAAARNLGYTPSAVSQQMAALEKEAGIPLLERTGRGVRATDAGRLLTEYAITIGKQLAEAETALAALRAGRTGRVSMRYFTTAGARLVAPALAALRRAQPGVQVELKLSDPDDAMPDVRDQWADLALVVRPPGQLGVDGVRFEHLLDDRFHAVLPVGHPLAEKRLLDMADLADEPWVASESPGPCLDPILDACGAAGFSPDFVVESGDYATAQGFVAAGLGVSLVPELGLDAPHPGVVVRQVHNPTPVRSIYAAVRGPAPDRPAVGGLLDALRDAVTQLGGTTAPGAA
- a CDS encoding GNAT family N-acetyltransferase: MSQTSAPRTRASIRSRRDADLPACVEALAQVHVTDGYPTNWPEQPAGWLAGDSLAGAWVAELDDRDVGHVALCRSGADDVVPALWSRGEGMAVEESAVVSRLFVAPGARGHGVGARLLERVVAEGRELGLSPVLDVVESEMFATALYERTGWQFLGTGRQHWSPQQIVTVRCYAAPGAVVPPS
- a CDS encoding SPFH domain-containing protein, with protein sequence MFGYRVPAPDEAMLISGGRRGLGGAPFRVVTGHGKFVLPVFRKTRFLTLSMCEAEVVEHCVTRQGIALKVRAVIAFKVGNDTESIVNAGQRFLSDQDQMSVLTGRIFAGHLRSIIGSMTVEEIVTERQKLATEVLDTSKSEMAKIGLHVDSLQIQSIDDGDTGYIDAMSAPHKAAIQRQAQIAQAQATQASAEAEQEAARNQAEYARQTAIVQAQYSAEVERAQAKAAQAGPLAEAHAQQEVLDARTELAERAAQLRQQQLVAEVVKPAEADAERIRVLALAEAERMKIQAEAAASYDRVALDRMLIDQLPLIVKEAASGLSGANVNVLNGADGLGEIAAGLVGQGLTILDSVRNNLGSPAAQGQGEGQGQREPLDIKRYLGAPADRGQADGGQADGGKCDGGKGDGPVEIQ